A genome region from Fodinibius salicampi includes the following:
- a CDS encoding M15 family metallopeptidase — protein MRMIYFLLPILMLSCSTDNSSSNNQEAQAKEALQSASKDTLKVEVSDDFVTGQFDFTTHDDFVQVDPQYVKKEIYLHKKTYEAFKAMVDSAKADGVTFTLISGTRNFSNQKAIWEQKWNNSSADSDLDKALEILEYSSMPMTSRHHWGTDIDLNNLNNSYFEKGQGKKEYEWLQEHANDFGFYQPYTDKSQNGRTGYNEEKWHWSYLPLAKKYLAYYNKNISNEDITGFLGSNLSQEIDMVKNYVNGISSKMKQE, from the coding sequence ATGAGAATGATCTATTTTTTGCTCCCTATTTTGATGCTAAGTTGTAGTACAGATAACTCTTCCTCCAATAATCAAGAAGCTCAAGCCAAGGAAGCGCTTCAAAGCGCTTCAAAGGATACGCTAAAGGTTGAAGTTTCCGATGATTTTGTGACCGGACAATTTGATTTCACCACGCATGATGATTTTGTACAGGTAGATCCGCAATACGTCAAAAAAGAAATATACCTGCACAAAAAAACGTATGAGGCTTTTAAAGCAATGGTTGATAGTGCCAAGGCTGATGGAGTTACATTTACTCTTATTTCTGGGACACGTAATTTTAGTAATCAAAAAGCCATTTGGGAACAAAAATGGAATAATTCATCAGCAGATTCCGATTTGGATAAAGCACTTGAAATACTGGAATACAGCTCCATGCCAATGACCTCCCGCCATCATTGGGGAACTGATATCGATCTTAATAATTTAAACAACAGTTATTTCGAAAAGGGACAGGGAAAAAAAGAATACGAATGGCTGCAAGAACACGCCAATGATTTTGGCTTTTATCAGCCTTATACGGACAAAAGTCAAAATGGTCGTACGGGATACAACGAGGAAAAATGGCATTGGTCCTATCTGCCGCTGGCAAAAAAATATTTAGCATACTATAACAAAAATATATCCAATGAGGATATAACTGGTTTTTTAGGATCTAATTTATCTCAAGAAATTGACATGGTTAAAAACTACGTGAATGGCATTTCATCCAAGATGAAACAAGAATAA
- a CDS encoding SH3 domain-containing protein: MDVRFIRISVIMMTLAGLGLMVGCSSATWEDAQQEDTYEAYQEYIEANPKGEHIEEAKKRAETRYWESIKEDSTAGIFEKYLKEFPEGEFRSEAQDKLEQISKDNMATEGRVTGSNVIIRSDHTTESPSAGVVANKGTKVQILDQYSTGDSKEAILKREITIVKNGNKIRLPGGKALSILDDRNDSVHASFSTPEYGATEATISKNDIEAMSGEKWYKIRTTDDITGWIYGKFVEEL; encoded by the coding sequence ATGGACGTAAGATTTATTCGAATTTCTGTAATTATGATGACATTAGCGGGACTGGGCCTCATGGTAGGCTGTAGTTCTGCAACTTGGGAAGATGCCCAACAAGAGGATACTTACGAAGCATATCAGGAATATATAGAAGCCAATCCAAAGGGAGAGCACATTGAAGAGGCAAAAAAACGGGCCGAAACCCGATATTGGGAATCTATCAAAGAGGATTCAACCGCCGGGATATTTGAAAAATACCTGAAAGAATTTCCGGAAGGAGAATTCCGGTCCGAAGCCCAGGATAAGTTAGAACAAATTTCAAAAGATAATATGGCTACAGAAGGTCGGGTGACCGGCTCAAATGTTATCATCCGAAGTGATCATACCACTGAATCACCGTCGGCTGGCGTAGTTGCCAATAAGGGAACAAAAGTTCAAATCCTTGATCAATATAGTACGGGTGATAGCAAAGAGGCGATCCTTAAACGTGAAATAACTATTGTTAAAAATGGAAACAAGATACGTTTGCCAGGAGGCAAAGCTCTCAGTATTCTTGACGATCGTAATGACTCCGTTCATGCATCTTTCTCTACTCCCGAATATGGTGCAACGGAGGCTACTATCAGTAAAAATGATATTGAAGCCATGAGTGGAGAAAAGTGGTATAAAATTCGAACCACTGATGACATTACCGGCTGGATTTATGGAAAATTTGTAGAAGAATTGTAG
- a CDS encoding SDR family NAD(P)-dependent oxidoreductase, which yields MKKSSVYALVTGASRGIGKSITESILSEGGEVIGTARSSAFPDQFIKNDRFEGFHVDLAHIEEVKEILHPVFNRDQAPNVLVNNAGIFQDADMAAEESKWLENWDQTMQVNLRIPALISKWALERWRKEGGGILINIASRAAYRGDTQEYAAYAASKGGLVAFTKSIARDFGKDHISAYSIAPGFIKTDMAMDSIDVYGEEYLTEGMAFDEITSPKEVGELVVFLASGKVSHMTGSTFHINGGSYMI from the coding sequence ATGAAGAAATCATCTGTATATGCACTCGTTACCGGGGCCTCAAGAGGCATAGGCAAGAGTATAACTGAGTCAATATTAAGCGAAGGAGGGGAGGTTATTGGTACGGCACGAAGCTCGGCATTCCCTGATCAATTTATAAAAAATGACCGTTTTGAGGGCTTCCATGTTGATTTGGCCCATATTGAGGAAGTTAAGGAAATCTTACATCCGGTTTTTAATCGTGACCAAGCCCCAAATGTATTAGTTAATAATGCCGGGATTTTTCAGGATGCGGATATGGCTGCCGAAGAAAGTAAATGGCTGGAAAACTGGGATCAGACAATGCAGGTAAATCTCCGCATTCCGGCATTGATATCTAAATGGGCCCTTGAGCGCTGGAGAAAAGAAGGGGGCGGAATTCTTATCAACATCGCCTCCCGGGCCGCTTACCGGGGAGATACCCAAGAATACGCAGCTTATGCCGCATCCAAAGGGGGACTTGTAGCCTTTACCAAGAGTATCGCCCGGGATTTCGGAAAGGATCATATTTCTGCTTACTCCATTGCTCCCGGATTTATAAAAACAGATATGGCCATGGATTCCATCGATGTATACGGAGAAGAATATTTAACAGAGGGGATGGCCTTTGACGAAATTACCTCCCCCAAAGAAGTCGGAGAATTGGTGGTTTTCCTGGCCTCTGGCAAGGTATCACATATGACTGGCTCTACATTTCATATTAATGGCGGTAGTTATATGATTTAA
- a CDS encoding tetratricopeptide repeat protein, with protein MSRITLLLFIVFFTAGVGIFYSCNQSKEKAKDTAGETSPHASFVGDEACQSCHLDEFKGWKGSHHDYAMNEANETTVRGNFKDVTFTHNQKTYRFFRRDSLYMVEAPGSNDESVRYQISHTFGWEPLQQYLIDFDKGKLQALNIAWDTEKKEWFALNPDQDISHGDWLHWSGGAMNWNTMCADCHSTNLRQNYIAEADSFHTNWSSMNVSCEACHGPAKDHVTFMKSDEAADATIERIREDLQLTSKSGQMDQINQCAQCHALREEVTGTYKHKGDFLDHYSVTLPHPEAYFPDGQIKDEVYVYGSFLQSKMFGKGIECSDCHDPHSLELKANVTDNTLCMQCHESQYDTYEHLRHSIGTEGSRCIDCHMMGRYYMEVDFRRDHSFRVPRPDLSAEFDTPNACNNCHTEQSPEWAANAIEQWYGPDRPNHFSEVLLKANEEGREVATDLEALIADTSQPDIARATAIWYLGEWGAGRHVGLLTEMLNDENPLVRTSATRVLGNLPEEVKINPLQEALDDSVRSVRVAAAGGLTEFSISDISFPLKDHFKNALQEYRQYLQVTQYFPQGLMNKGQFFEKRGKPEQAIMAYRDALKKDSLFNPARINLAYLYNQQGNNDEAEQLLKTVIEIDSEYGPAYYSLGLLVAEEQRLEKASSYFEEAARLMPGHARLHYNWAISLQQLERPEQAEQKYLEAIEIDPDHPDYRYGLCTLYIQQEQFQKALSHAQKLADLQPQSQRSTELLNYLKQQINE; from the coding sequence ATGTCCCGAATAACACTACTGCTCTTTATTGTGTTCTTTACCGCCGGAGTCGGGATTTTTTACAGCTGTAATCAGTCAAAGGAAAAAGCAAAGGATACCGCAGGAGAAACTTCTCCTCATGCATCCTTTGTAGGAGATGAGGCCTGCCAGTCATGTCATCTTGATGAATTTAAGGGCTGGAAAGGCTCTCATCACGATTATGCGATGAATGAAGCGAATGAAACGACTGTAAGAGGTAACTTTAAGGATGTAACATTTACGCATAATCAGAAAACATACCGGTTTTTCCGTAGAGACTCTCTTTATATGGTAGAAGCACCAGGTTCGAATGATGAGTCTGTCCGGTACCAAATTTCACATACCTTTGGGTGGGAGCCCCTACAGCAATACCTGATTGATTTTGACAAAGGTAAATTACAAGCACTTAACATCGCCTGGGATACTGAAAAAAAAGAATGGTTTGCGCTGAATCCGGATCAGGATATTAGTCATGGCGACTGGCTTCATTGGTCGGGAGGAGCAATGAACTGGAACACCATGTGTGCCGACTGCCATTCGACGAACTTGCGACAAAATTATATTGCAGAAGCTGATTCTTTTCATACCAACTGGAGCAGTATGAATGTAAGCTGTGAGGCGTGTCATGGCCCCGCCAAAGATCATGTAACTTTTATGAAATCCGATGAAGCAGCGGATGCGACGATCGAACGAATTCGGGAGGACCTTCAGCTGACCTCCAAGAGTGGACAAATGGATCAAATCAATCAGTGTGCCCAGTGCCATGCTCTCCGCGAAGAGGTGACCGGCACTTATAAACATAAGGGTGATTTTTTAGATCATTATAGTGTTACCTTGCCGCATCCAGAAGCTTATTTTCCAGACGGACAAATAAAGGATGAGGTTTATGTCTACGGTTCTTTCCTTCAAAGCAAAATGTTTGGAAAGGGAATAGAATGCTCGGACTGTCATGATCCTCACAGCCTTGAGTTGAAGGCAAATGTAACTGACAATACCCTATGCATGCAATGTCATGAGTCTCAGTATGATACATATGAACATCTAAGGCATAGTATAGGAACTGAAGGATCACGCTGTATCGATTGTCATATGATGGGACGTTATTATATGGAAGTGGATTTTCGCCGTGATCACAGCTTCCGAGTTCCACGTCCGGATTTAAGTGCCGAATTTGATACGCCCAATGCCTGCAATAATTGTCACACTGAGCAGTCGCCGGAATGGGCAGCCAATGCTATTGAGCAATGGTATGGCCCCGATCGGCCCAATCATTTTTCTGAAGTTTTACTTAAAGCAAATGAGGAGGGAAGAGAGGTTGCTACAGATTTAGAAGCACTCATTGCTGATACTTCCCAGCCTGACATTGCCCGGGCTACCGCTATCTGGTATCTGGGAGAATGGGGAGCAGGCCGACATGTTGGATTGCTCACCGAAATGCTTAATGATGAGAATCCACTTGTCAGAACGAGTGCCACCCGTGTATTAGGTAATCTCCCGGAAGAGGTAAAAATCAATCCATTACAGGAAGCGTTGGACGATTCGGTACGGTCAGTAAGAGTAGCTGCTGCGGGAGGTCTTACAGAATTTTCTATATCCGATATTTCATTTCCACTTAAAGATCACTTTAAAAATGCGCTCCAAGAATATAGGCAGTATTTACAGGTAACCCAATATTTTCCACAGGGATTAATGAACAAAGGGCAGTTTTTTGAAAAGAGGGGAAAGCCAGAACAGGCAATAATGGCCTATCGCGATGCATTGAAAAAAGATTCGCTTTTTAATCCGGCACGAATCAATTTAGCCTATCTTTATAATCAGCAGGGCAATAATGATGAAGCTGAACAGCTTCTAAAGACCGTCATTGAAATAGATTCAGAGTATGGCCCTGCTTACTACTCGCTGGGACTCTTGGTGGCTGAGGAACAGCGTTTAGAAAAGGCCTCCTCCTATTTTGAAGAGGCTGCCCGTTTGATGCCAGGGCATGCGCGGTTACACTATAATTGGGCAATCAGCCTGCAACAGCTTGAACGTCCTGAGCAGGCAGAACAAAAATATCTTGAAGCCATTGAAATAGATCCTGATCATCCCGACTATCGCTATGGGTTGTGTACTCTTTATATACAGCAGGAACAATTTCAGAAAGCACTTTCACATGCACAAAAGTTAGCTGATCTGCAGCCTCAAAGTCAACGAAGCACAGAATTATTGAACTATTTGAAACAACAAATAAATGAATAG
- a CDS encoding ankyrin repeat domain-containing protein has protein sequence MNLVILGAFFVVSFTIGCSSSDQEPPSENSADRASASRGMSIEQEVSPELLRQAAFNGEEELVKMGIKQNTPLDEADGMGRTALMLAAFNGHSTVVEKLLDEGADIKNRDSQGRTPLIFAASGPYPETVELLLEEKADPNAVDNEEGWSSLMFAAAEGNVEVVEILLDYGADVSLKDKDGETAIEFAINNNHKEVVKLLEGN, from the coding sequence ATGAACTTAGTTATATTGGGGGCTTTTTTTGTTGTTAGTTTTACAATAGGGTGCAGTAGTTCAGATCAAGAACCTCCTTCAGAAAATTCTGCCGACCGAGCTTCAGCATCCAGAGGAATGAGTATTGAACAGGAAGTTAGTCCTGAATTACTACGACAGGCGGCCTTTAATGGGGAAGAGGAATTAGTAAAAATGGGAATCAAGCAGAATACTCCACTAGATGAAGCGGACGGTATGGGACGAACAGCCCTGATGTTAGCCGCTTTTAATGGCCATAGCACAGTTGTAGAGAAACTACTTGATGAGGGAGCTGATATAAAAAACCGGGATAGTCAGGGAAGAACACCTCTAATCTTTGCAGCCAGCGGGCCATATCCGGAAACAGTGGAACTTCTACTTGAAGAAAAAGCTGATCCCAATGCTGTTGACAATGAGGAAGGATGGTCTTCACTGATGTTTGCCGCGGCAGAAGGAAATGTTGAGGTGGTGGAAATACTATTGGATTACGGAGCAGATGTATCACTGAAGGATAAAGACGGAGAAACGGCAATTGAATTTGCCATAAATAATAATCACAAAGAAGTAGTCAAGCTTCTTGAAGGCAACTGA
- a CDS encoding c-type cytochrome: protein MHSKQHYIVTLIFVLCFSLSAFAQETPSEEDYFDIVNVRTPEGILLEVGGLTLLPNGNLGVATRRGDVFVVENPTSSNPYFRQFATGLHEVLGLVHKDGALYLAQRGELTKLEDTNMDGKANVIETVYDWPLSGHYHEYSFGPVIGPDGSFFVSANVAFGDQQWWRGESRVPWRGWMMRISENGEMEPWATGMRSPAGLNVIDGELFYTENQGDWIGSGGLWHVEKGDFTGHPAGLRWTDKSNSPLDMTTEQLYEHVDPRYNKDEDGDYIKPENIQNEKNYATMFSLLDELPDLKVPAVWLPHGILGISNSDIQKIPDGHFGPFEGQLLVGDQGQSKIMRIDLEQVNGVYQGAAFDFRSGFQSGVLRMAWADDGSLFIGETNRGWGSAGQANQGLQRLLWNGQTPFEVKTIRAKADGFEITFTKPVDEKTAQDIASYAVSSFTYKYHPVYGSPMVDPASGNIKGVRLSEDGTKVRIVVDNMRQYYVHHIELDGIRSAENELPLLHNSAYYTLNEIPSGEKLTENELSTYNSLTENQKQQGDGNGNKMADTDTEAVPSYETIKPMLSQYTCTSCHSTDERKVGPPFAEIAKRNYSNEKMVELMYNPDLSNWPDYATAMPPMTIVPEEEALQIAEWINSLND, encoded by the coding sequence ATGCATTCCAAACAACATTATATAGTCACGCTGATTTTTGTCTTATGTTTTAGTCTATCAGCCTTTGCTCAGGAAACACCGAGTGAAGAAGATTATTTTGATATAGTTAATGTCAGAACCCCCGAAGGTATTTTACTGGAAGTTGGTGGATTAACTCTTTTGCCAAACGGAAATCTTGGCGTTGCTACGCGAAGGGGAGACGTTTTTGTTGTAGAAAATCCAACGAGCAGTAATCCCTATTTCCGGCAGTTCGCTACAGGACTCCACGAGGTTTTGGGATTAGTCCACAAGGATGGCGCTCTTTATTTGGCCCAGAGAGGAGAACTGACGAAGCTCGAAGATACTAATATGGATGGCAAGGCCAACGTAATTGAAACTGTTTATGATTGGCCTCTGTCGGGACACTATCATGAATATAGCTTCGGTCCGGTTATTGGACCGGATGGTTCCTTTTTCGTTTCTGCAAACGTGGCGTTTGGCGATCAGCAGTGGTGGAGGGGGGAAAGCCGGGTGCCATGGAGAGGATGGATGATGCGTATTAGTGAAAATGGCGAAATGGAGCCCTGGGCTACCGGGATGCGTTCACCCGCCGGACTTAATGTTATTGACGGCGAGCTTTTTTATACGGAAAATCAGGGAGACTGGATAGGATCAGGAGGATTATGGCATGTTGAAAAGGGCGATTTTACGGGCCACCCTGCCGGATTGCGGTGGACGGACAAGTCGAATTCTCCTCTCGATATGACTACTGAACAACTGTATGAACATGTGGATCCTCGCTATAATAAAGATGAGGATGGTGACTACATAAAGCCGGAGAATATTCAAAATGAAAAGAATTATGCAACGATGTTTAGCTTATTGGATGAGCTTCCGGACCTTAAGGTTCCGGCCGTTTGGTTACCTCATGGTATCCTGGGGATATCTAATTCGGATATACAAAAAATACCTGACGGACATTTTGGTCCCTTTGAAGGTCAATTACTGGTTGGCGACCAAGGGCAAAGTAAAATCATGCGGATTGATCTGGAACAAGTAAATGGTGTCTATCAGGGTGCAGCTTTTGACTTCCGCAGTGGATTCCAATCCGGAGTACTTCGTATGGCCTGGGCCGATGACGGCTCCTTATTTATCGGTGAAACGAACCGGGGATGGGGATCAGCCGGACAGGCGAACCAGGGGTTACAACGCCTTTTATGGAATGGCCAGACTCCTTTTGAGGTGAAGACCATTCGGGCTAAAGCTGATGGATTTGAGATTACCTTTACAAAACCAGTTGACGAAAAAACAGCACAGGATATCGCTTCTTATGCTGTATCGAGCTTTACCTATAAATATCATCCTGTATATGGAAGTCCTATGGTAGATCCTGCATCAGGGAACATTAAGGGAGTCCGACTCTCGGAAGATGGTACAAAAGTCAGAATTGTCGTTGATAACATGAGGCAATACTATGTGCATCATATTGAGCTGGATGGTATCCGTTCCGCTGAAAATGAGCTACCTTTGTTACATAATTCAGCTTATTATACCCTTAATGAAATTCCATCGGGAGAAAAGTTGACTGAAAATGAACTTTCTACCTATAATTCCTTGACCGAAAATCAAAAGCAACAGGGTGATGGTAATGGTAATAAAATGGCTGATACCGATACTGAAGCCGTACCTTCATATGAAACTATTAAACCGATGTTAAGTCAGTATACCTGTACATCATGCCATAGCACAGATGAACGAAAGGTTGGTCCTCCCTTTGCTGAAATTGCCAAGCGAAACTACTCAAATGAGAAGATGGTAGAGCTGATGTACAATCCTGATCTTTCCAACTGGCCGGATTATGCAACCGCAATGCCGCCTATGACAATCGTTCCGGAAGAAGAAGCCCTGCAAATCGCTGAGTGGATTAATTCGCTTAATGACTAG
- a CDS encoding family 16 glycoside hydrolase → MLTKSIQQKLLRKQRTLPQFTYLNVLYRFLFRLSLVTVVVLGSGSFIAQAQTTDDLTLQDLSAFQDPGESWSIVEGVSASLEEANAISTRKGTGVLVNDPSDHQGKDLFTNFEHGDIDLELEYMMAKESNSGIYLQGRYEVQLLDSWTTKNPSSGDNGGIYERWDENRPEGQKGFQGYPPRQNASRAPGLWQHLKISFQAPRFDDIGNKIENAKIIEATLNGVTIHEDVELLGPTRGAIGNAEVSQGPLRFQGDHGAIAFRNISMNRFDQQAPSADNITFNIFEGAFREVPDFDTLTAVHSGKAKHLTTNLGPLPDQFLIDYEGTLNIKEASNYTFELNASGGGGLLLIDGEEVIGIDEEEGSLSLEAGNIPFKLYYARQEQWGSPGFNLTVSSEGLRPYQLSDQRVTGQSSVNPIYVEAEDEPVLRSFRDLPDGSRLTHAISVSSPNNIHYTYDLKKGNIVQIWRGRFLDVTPMWHNRGDGSSRPTGSVEQLLDQPAFAVAQLGDKQEAWESDTAENAFNTKGYQLDRNDNPTFKYQVYGTDIEDKIRVLPEANGVKRTMNFQNIAEDLYVRIAVGQSIEKGNNNRYLVNDQSYYLELDDSLNAEAFIRTIEDQQELIVPATSTLNYTILF, encoded by the coding sequence ATGCTTACGAAATCAATTCAACAAAAACTTTTGAGGAAACAACGAACCCTTCCTCAATTTACTTATTTAAATGTTCTCTATAGATTCCTATTCAGACTCTCTTTAGTTACGGTTGTAGTATTAGGGAGCGGGAGTTTTATTGCTCAGGCTCAAACGACCGATGACCTGACTCTTCAGGATCTTTCGGCATTTCAGGATCCCGGCGAAAGCTGGAGTATTGTAGAAGGCGTTTCGGCTTCGCTGGAAGAAGCAAACGCCATCAGCACGAGGAAGGGAACAGGAGTTCTCGTGAATGATCCAAGTGATCACCAGGGAAAAGACCTGTTTACTAATTTTGAGCATGGAGATATTGATCTGGAGCTTGAATACATGATGGCCAAAGAGTCCAATTCCGGCATTTATTTACAAGGCCGATATGAGGTGCAACTCCTTGACAGTTGGACTACTAAAAATCCTTCTTCCGGAGACAATGGCGGTATTTATGAGCGATGGGATGAAAACCGTCCCGAAGGACAAAAAGGATTTCAGGGATACCCACCAAGACAAAATGCCAGCCGGGCTCCAGGGTTGTGGCAGCATTTAAAAATTTCATTCCAGGCTCCTCGTTTTGATGATATTGGTAATAAAATTGAAAATGCAAAAATCATAGAAGCTACGCTTAACGGAGTAACCATTCATGAGGATGTTGAGCTACTGGGACCCACAAGGGGAGCTATCGGTAATGCAGAAGTATCTCAGGGCCCTTTGCGCTTTCAGGGAGATCATGGAGCCATTGCTTTCCGAAATATTTCAATGAACAGGTTTGATCAGCAAGCTCCATCTGCAGACAATATTACTTTTAATATCTTTGAAGGAGCTTTCAGAGAAGTACCTGACTTTGATACCCTTACAGCCGTCCATTCTGGTAAGGCTAAACACTTAACAACTAACTTGGGACCATTACCTGATCAATTTCTTATTGATTATGAGGGGACTTTGAATATAAAGGAAGCATCCAATTATACCTTTGAATTAAATGCCTCGGGGGGTGGAGGATTATTACTCATCGATGGAGAGGAGGTAATCGGAATTGACGAAGAAGAGGGAAGTCTTAGCCTAGAAGCCGGGAATATTCCTTTTAAGCTATATTATGCTCGCCAGGAACAGTGGGGATCACCCGGCTTTAATCTCACAGTTTCTTCTGAGGGACTCCGTCCCTATCAGCTTAGTGATCAGAGAGTGACCGGACAGAGCAGTGTTAATCCTATCTATGTTGAGGCTGAAGATGAACCGGTTTTAAGAAGCTTCCGGGATTTACCTGATGGAAGTCGATTGACCCATGCAATATCTGTAAGTAGTCCGAATAACATACACTACACCTATGATCTAAAGAAAGGAAATATTGTTCAGATATGGAGAGGAAGATTCCTGGATGTTACTCCTATGTGGCACAATAGGGGAGATGGTTCTTCCCGGCCAACCGGTTCTGTAGAGCAATTGCTTGATCAACCGGCATTTGCTGTTGCTCAACTTGGAGATAAACAGGAGGCCTGGGAAAGTGATACTGCAGAAAACGCATTCAATACTAAAGGATATCAGTTGGATAGAAATGATAATCCTACTTTTAAATATCAGGTTTATGGTACCGATATAGAGGATAAAATTCGTGTATTACCCGAAGCTAATGGAGTAAAACGCACTATGAATTTTCAAAATATTGCTGAAGATCTATACGTGAGAATAGCAGTTGGCCAGTCAATAGAAAAAGGAAACAACAACCGGTATCTGGTTAATGATCAATCTTACTATTTAGAGCTTGATGATTCACTTAATGCCGAAGCCTTTATTCGAACGATTGAGGACCAGCAGGAGCTTATTGTTCCAGCGACCTCTACATTGAATTATACCATCCTTTTTTAA
- a CDS encoding RagB/SusD family nutrient uptake outer membrane protein has translation MKKLVIIFALSLWVLSSCDNFLAETPKDEISVDQLIETPDGARGLVNGLYRDGQGAGFYDSGGFGGADVMMGGYMSGYFDNEGKGERIQGQVAQDLQVGPEVLNQFFDGWWSGHYEVISRANTALKYIPDMSGMSENEKTRLLAEARFFRALNYFALVKFFGDVPLVTEPVESLEGIEVERTNTGAVYSQIIDDLNWAIDQEILPEGPFPMNGYRITKGAAYTLLADVYLQMSGFPLQETDNYANAADAARSVIQAGGHELVQHGETVEESAYNKLRTSDTDREYVYGIEYNAEISPNDNPRITIPGVVRPEGINYGRTLNAYRPIEEYTWFYNQDEDLRIQNQQLFYNSFSRNGENYDFGEWAPYLWFEENAIFETGRGERDIRVYRYAEVLLIAAEAIARSEGVTNEAVSYLADVRSRAYWQTDRSEIEAELTGLSEQEFVEEVWKERLRELALNFKIWSDIQRTRMYPVASENNPGEVNFVDVVGQSNNWGQTYEEHHLLYPLPDDEIQTNPALEQNPGY, from the coding sequence ATGAAGAAGCTAGTGATTATTTTTGCATTGTCTTTATGGGTACTGAGTTCCTGCGATAATTTTTTAGCAGAAACACCCAAAGATGAGATATCAGTAGATCAATTAATTGAAACACCAGATGGAGCCCGGGGATTGGTAAATGGCTTGTATAGAGATGGCCAGGGAGCCGGCTTTTATGACTCCGGCGGCTTCGGTGGTGCTGATGTTATGATGGGCGGATATATGTCCGGCTATTTTGATAACGAAGGGAAAGGTGAACGCATCCAGGGACAGGTAGCCCAAGATTTACAGGTAGGACCTGAAGTCTTGAATCAGTTCTTTGATGGCTGGTGGTCGGGTCATTACGAGGTAATCTCACGAGCAAATACAGCCCTGAAATATATTCCCGATATGTCGGGAATGTCCGAAAATGAGAAGACCCGATTATTAGCCGAAGCCCGGTTCTTCAGAGCTTTAAATTATTTTGCATTGGTTAAGTTTTTTGGAGATGTTCCTCTGGTAACTGAGCCGGTAGAAAGTTTGGAAGGAATTGAGGTTGAACGAACTAATACTGGAGCGGTCTATAGCCAAATTATTGATGACCTTAACTGGGCTATTGACCAAGAGATATTACCTGAAGGGCCTTTCCCAATGAACGGTTATAGAATAACGAAAGGTGCAGCATATACGCTGTTAGCGGATGTTTATCTCCAAATGTCAGGCTTTCCCTTGCAAGAAACGGATAATTACGCCAATGCTGCGGATGCTGCCAGATCAGTTATACAGGCAGGCGGACACGAATTGGTTCAACACGGCGAAACGGTTGAGGAAAGCGCCTATAATAAACTTCGTACTTCCGATACTGACAGGGAATATGTATATGGTATTGAATATAATGCCGAGATTTCTCCCAACGATAATCCGCGTATTACAATCCCCGGAGTAGTTAGACCGGAAGGCATTAACTATGGGCGTACCTTGAATGCTTACCGTCCGATTGAAGAATATACTTGGTTTTATAATCAGGATGAAGATCTTCGAATTCAAAACCAACAACTGTTTTACAATTCCTTCAGCCGAAATGGAGAAAATTATGATTTTGGAGAATGGGCTCCATATCTTTGGTTTGAAGAGAACGCTATATTTGAGACGGGTAGAGGAGAACGAGATATCAGGGTATATCGCTATGCAGAAGTCTTATTGATTGCAGCTGAGGCCATTGCCCGTTCAGAAGGTGTTACCAATGAGGCTGTCTCCTATCTCGCTGATGTACGTAGCAGAGCTTACTGGCAAACAGACAGAAGTGAAATCGAGGCTGAGTTAACCGGACTTTCTGAACAAGAGTTTGTGGAAGAGGTTTGGAAAGAACGGCTTCGTGAGCTTGCGCTTAACTTCAAAATTTGGTCGGATATACAGCGTACCAGAATGTATCCTGTAGCTTCAGAGAATAATCCGGGAGAAGTGAACTTTGTAGATGTTGTTGGTCAGTCTAACAACTGGGGACAAACATACGAAGAACATCATCTGTTATATCCATTACCTGATGATGAAATACAGACGAATCCCGCACTTGAGCAAAATCCAGGGTACTAA